The sequence GAACACAAGACTGCCCTGTAGAATCTAGATTGTTCTGTCCGAGAGCTCTCTTTGCTAATCTGCACTACACTCACTGTGCCAGGAGGCTCACTTAGAGCAGTTCTCCCCCAACACCtgacctccctcctctcctccctgttcaGTCACCAATCAAATCTCAAGCCAAGTGCTGTGTTTTACTTCTCTAAAGGAAAGAACAATGAGCCTGAGGCGGGAGGAGAAGGGGATGCAGAGGGAAGGCCTTTCAAATTTCCAAAAGGGAGGGGGTAAGATTTCACCTCTAGGCTGTTTCCTTCAAGCTGAAATGCCTGGTAGAGCTACTGCTACGGAGCAGCAGCTTAGTCCTTGGTCCACTGGAACTTttttcccaccctccctcctggaCATGACATTTTTGGGGCTATTGTTAAGTAAGATGCATTGAAGCAGTCTAGATTTCGTGTACAAGAGAACGTCCCTAGTGTGGTCTTGGATTACTCTAGAAACCAGTTGCTTTTTGAAGCAGTGTTaaccaaataaaaccaaaacacccTGGGTGACAGACAGCAGGTAGGTGGGGAGCTGGGATGAGCTTCTGAAAGAACACAAGCATGCAGACAATTGTCACTCTCTTTGGTCATCTTTTTCCTCTCAGCTCTGGAAGACTCTGATGGAAGTCAGGACTCCCCAGCAGGGGAACTGCCAAAGAGGGTCCACCAGCCAACAGGTAAAATTCTAAAAAGCCAAcaggtaaattttttaaaagcagtgttTCTAGAACCTTTGGTGGATGCTTCCACCATGGTTTCCCCCAGACAAAAATCATTCAGAAGTGAAACTCAGTAAGATTTGGATTATGTCAACTATGGCTTTTTTTCCTCGGTCACACAGGAAACCCGTACTCTACACTTTAAGCCATATTTGGTAATAGCCCCTCTCAACTGACAGTCTTTTGCCTCAGTATGTCCCAAAGCAAAGCTGTGTACCACGTGCTAGGAATACCAAGTACCTTACTCTGACCGCTGATGGCTGTGTTATAACCACAACCGTGTTAGGCAGGTTtgacttcagttttctttctctttacagaATCTGAGCCAGTCACCATAAATATCCGAGACCTACTTTCCTGTTCTAATTTTGCAGTGCAACACCGGTATCTGTTTGAAGAAGACAGTGTTTCACggtccacacaaaaactttttcattcaacaaaatctTCAGGTAATTCCCAAAACAGTATTGCTGTCAGGTGATTCCATATCAGCCTCTTAGCTGGTCAACAGACTTACCCACAAGGAGCAAAGGAAAGGAGGCAGTAGGAAATAGAACAAGGGAGAAGAGTAGGGCCTAAGTGAAATGAGAACGAGAAGAATTAACTGAAAGACACTGGGGTAGCCTCCCATGTAGTCCACACTCGTGGCAGCTGTCAGTGTTGGAAGCCCATGCAGCCCTTTCCTGGTATTTACTGGGTCTGGCTGCATGGAAAAGTtgaacatttctttcattttggtttCTGCTGATTCAGTCCTATTATTATGCATCTGGGAAGTCTGGTGGGTTATAGAGGTGAGTGAATACTTTCCATGTGCTTTCTCAGGAAGTCCTTTGGAAGAAAAACACGATCAGTGCAAATGTGAAAATCTTATAATGTTCCAGAACCTTGCGAATGAAGAAGTGAGAAAGTTAACACAACGCTATATCCTTTTCTAACACGATGCTTGTGTGTGACGTAAAGAATTTCACCAAACTTCACAAATATTGTCTGTGGGTATATATTAAATGAAGTCATTTTCATAATGTCAAGAAGAGTGAACTCCCAGAAAGGAGTTTCTTCTTAAGCAGCCTGCTAGGTGTTTGAGGGCCAAGAGCAAACCAAGCTTCGTGGCAAGAGTCAAGCACTCAGTTGCTATCTGCTATTCCAGGGATCTAGCAGTGAGGCCAgctagccagccagccagccagccagcatgcaaagagaaaatagacttaAAATTTAACTCCcctcaaaaaccaaaacaaacaaaaaaatttaactcCCTTTCTGCTGAGAGGAAAAGCAGGACATGTACCAGGTCTGATGTGCATCAAAGGTTCAGTAAGTCTAGGCAAAGAATGTAGAATGAAGAAGTTTCAAACTCCGTCAAAATTCCAAACCTTTCCTTTGGCCCCAAGCCACATTACAGCCACTGTGGTAAgtgtgtagtttctttttttcttttttaagatttttatttatttattcctgagaatacacagagaggagagagagaggcagagacacaggcagagggagaagcaagctccatgcagggagcctgacgtgggactcgatcccgggtctccaggatcatgccctgggctgaaggcggcgctaaaccgctgagacaccagGCTGCCCGTGTGTAGTTTCTAGAAAactggagtttttttgtttggcGACAGAGATCTTTCATATCAGCACTCTAAGATGAAACATTCTATCAAGGGGGCAGCAGAACCCAATGATTCATTAAATCAATTATTACACATAAAAGGAATGCTTTGAGATAATGGAGAAATGAGGATTCAGTGTTTTTATATTGCCAGCTGTTCTGAACTTAAAATTACAGTAAGCTTACTAAAGCTGGCTCATCTCTATCTCAGCATGCATCAACTAGCCTATAGGCAAAAGGTTGAATTCTGAACCCTCTCTGTGCCAATGGGGTTATATAATAAGGAACAAATGTAGCAATTCCCTTTCTGAAAGCTGGAAATACGCTCCCCTAAGAGAATCTGACAGTGGTTAATGTAGGTGATGAATCCAGGCTCATTCTGCCAACAAGGGGACAGGTGGAGGGTATTAAGGAACTTACATGAAAACACATGCTTGTTCTAatgccccctcctctccctttccccaccctGCTACTCAGCAGGGTCTACTTCTCAAAACTAAGGAAGttatatataaaagaacataGGTCAGAAGTCTTCAAGGCTGCTACCCTTTGGCCATATCTGGGATCAGGGTTTAAAGTCCCTAATCTCTCTTCTCTTGTGACATCATCTCTTACTCAGACTGAATCCTTCTCTTCACTACATTCCCAACATTATCACTTCTGGGTCCCAAAGGTGCATTATGGCAAACTAATTTACAGGCAACACAAGTATGAGTAGAATCTGAAAGACTTagagttttggggtgcctgagtggctcagtcagttgaacctCCAGtctgtgattttggctcagatcaagatctgagggttgtgagaccgagtcccatgtcaggctctgcgctgaggGTAGATTTTGCGTGGGAttctccacctccccacccctgctcctcccctaccCGCACatggtctctctcaaaaaaaaaaacaacccacatttttaactgaattatttggctttgatattaaaaagtatttaaccTGAGATTTATAGTCTTGATAACATATGTTAAATGGCTTACTATAAACCTTCAAGtcagtttaaaaatttttcaaaaagggaaaaagccaAAGGCTTGTATTTTTCAGTACAAATTTTTATATAACTAaatcaaaaagttttatttgaatgcaaataaaaataggCAATTCAGATTCCTCTTCCTTAATTAGAGATTTACTAGAAGAAATGACACAAAGAATGGAAGCCCTGGAAAATCGCCTGAGATACAGATGAAGATTTGAAATGTTCTACATACTTGTACATCATTCTATCAAGGGTTACAGTGAAAGCAGTTTGGAGCGTCAGTGCTCAAGCTGTGATTAAGTCTATAAAGTTGTAAAGTAAAACATAACTAGTACTGATAGCTAGTTTGCTATAGAACAAAGAGCACGTCCTTCAGAATCctaaaaatgagattataaagtGAGAACAAATAAGCTATGCAAAATACTCTAACATATTGTGGACATGATTTGCTTTTGCCTTGTCCCATCTTCGAGTGTTGTGATCGCATttgactcaaaatatttttgtttgcagTCTTCTGTAGAACACTGGCCAtaagaaaagctatttttttgTATTGGATTTTTACCTTGATGTATGTATATGGATGTATGCATAAAATCGTAATACATATGCACTCGTAtaacaaattgattttttaatacaatattaaaattCACTTCAGAGAATGGTATTCTGTGTAAAATTTCTAGTTTAACTTTACATACAAGGTGTGTGTATATGGGCAACGGTAAgtatgcatttgaaaaaaaaaatgttgaaccTTGCTGGCAATCAGGAAAATGCAGGTTAAAACAATCAGCTTGGCAAAAATTAGTATGTCTGactagtgttggcaaggatgaagaaaatgaggttcTTGTACACAACTAGTGAGAATGCAAATGGGCATGCTCTTTGGATTATGTGTCAATAcctaataaaactgaaaatgcacAAAACTTGCACTCCAGCAACTGCACTCACAGGCATCTAACTAGAGGACTTGAACACATAGGAGGCCTGTACAAGAACGTTACTCAAGTTTATAagtcacaaaatgaaaatagcctAATCATCCGAAAGGAAACTGATAAAATTGTTGTTTGGTTCCTACCTCAGGCATaccatatatttaaaaggaatgcACTagatatacatgtacacataataaaactcaaaaacaaatatgaattttaaaaagccaaaggtaggggctcctgggtggcttgttTGGGTGTCTGggtcttgatttcggcttggttcatggatcttggggtcctgggatgagaaCTTGTGTGGCTCCGAGCTCAGGGaaagtctgcttggggattcatTCTCCCTCCTGACTGCCATGAATGGTCtctaataaatcttaaacaaaaaaaaatgaagactccCAAAATGACATCCTTCCCATGGAAGTTACTGTATTTGAGGCCAAATGGTGCTTTTTAAACAGAACACCTTCAGTAtgcttatgtttaaatatttcaaggTGAGTGTTTTTTATCAGAATGTCCTCCCGAAAGCCAGTGATGAGTGGGAAGAGCATTTCCTAAGTGTCAATCTTACCTGAAAATCATCTGATTCTCTCCAAATATAAAAGTTGTGATTCAAAGTACTAAACTTTCAGTTTGTATTTGTATTGGAGTCCTCTAGTTGATCATGAACAGGTTTTGACTAGGAAGTACTGATTTGGGTTGGCACCCCTTCAGAGACAGACTCCCAGCTCAGGCATTGCCTCCTTGGCTCAAGCATCCTTTGCTTTCTGTTGAATCTCAGCTCCCTCTAGTGGCTCTAGACTGCACCTTCCCTTTCATCTTGGGGAGGAAAATGCCTTCATaggaaacaaaggcctccaatcAATCCATATTTACCTATTAATCCAAGATACTTTGAAGTCTATGATCtgaaacatttttccattttccttgttttgctATCTGTAGGTCTCAGGTTTTACATCCAGGTTTATTTTGGTGACCTTCATAAACCATGATTTCTTCATCTATCATATGGGACTAATAGTACTCTCACTGGACTGTCAAGAGGATTAAATGGGTTAACATGTACATTACTTAGTAAAGTATCATTTTTAATACTCAATTATTAgctattatgtttttatttttcagaagccCATAATATCTGACACAAAAatggtaatttatatatatattgagtgaatgaatgctttGCTTACCTTATCTAAGGGAAATACTTTGGCAGATTCCATGCCTAAATTCTCTTTTGAAGCAAACAGGAGGTAGTAAATTATAGTAAATGTACAGGATGTTCAAGACCTACCATCAACAAGATGAAGATGAAATTCTGGTCTAGAAGGTCACAAGCATATTAATGAGAATTAAGTAAATGCTTAAAACCTAAAAGTCATAATTCACCCTGGTGTTTAAACTCTTAAGTGATATAAAGTTGAAAATGTTGAGTGTCTGTTCTCTAGGACCTTAGTATAGTAAGAAACAGGTGCGATTAATGCCATAAAAAAGGTTCTTATGTTAACTCAGAGGCACTCAATCTAGACTCAAGAGGATGTTGGGGTAGGcctggaaaaggagaggaagaagccagatgCCACTGCAGATAGAGGGAGCACAAGTGTTAAGGAGCAGCTGGAAATAAGATTTGCAAAGAACTGTTTTCCACGAAGCAGATCTTTCAGAAGGCCCAACTAATTGCATTCATGACCAGTCTAgagtttggtttcttttctctgtacCTTTTGCCCCTGCCACCATAGGATACCGATTGCAATGAATACATTTCACAATAATCAGCCTCTTCTTTGGGACATTTCTATCTCTAGACCTAACCAGTAGCTCAGTACTCGAGTATGGAATAAATCCAACTGGCTGGAATTCCCTGCAATCCCATGCATATTAGAGCTTCCCAGCCAAACACATTACTTtgattataatcagaaaaataacatttaaaaataccaactCAGACCTTCCCACATCTTCCTGGCCAGTGgttattttctctaattctggCAGCATTTTAATGGCACTTCATCACAGCTGTCCCAAGCCAGAATGAGTGAGAGGTTTCCCATctactagctttattttttttgtatatattttttattggagttcgatttaccaacatacagcataacacccagtgctcatcccatcaagtgccctcctcagtgcccgtcacccagtcaccccaaccccccgtcTACTAGCTTTAAACTCCTTTTCTCTGAACTTTAAAATCTAAATGCCTTTCTTGAAGAATGGGGAGTACACAAAAAGCacatatagggcacctgggtggctcagtggttgagcatctgcctttggctcaggtcatgattccggggtcctaggattgagtcccgcatcaggctcccctgcagggagcctgattctctctttgcctacatctttgtctctcttgaataaataataaaacctttaaaaacaaataagcacatgtaaagaaaaggcaaaaactgaATGAACTTATAGcatattaaaactacaatgaagcCCCCAGAAATCACAAATTATTTCCTATAAGCCATCATTCCAAAATGCCTGCAGGAAGAAGTCCTGAATCAGAACCATTACAAAGAAATGAGAACTGCAATATTGTATTGTTCAGGGACCACCccttaagaaatttttttttaagttttttttttttttttttaatttatttatgatagtcacagagagagagagagagagagagaggcagagacataggcagagggagatgcaggctccatgcaccgggagcccgatgtgggattcgatcccgggtctccaggatcgcgccctgggccaaaggcaggcgctaaaccgctgcaccacccagggatcccaagaaattaaattataactAGTCAACCTGGAGTCAAACCAATCCCAATAACCCAAACCACTGAAAACTCCATTTGAAAGGCAAAACTTATCAAGTACAAAATAAGCACATAATGTCCTTAACCCAAAGACAAATATTTCTAGCAACTATGGAACAGACTAATATCATCAGTAGTGTGATGTGACCAAGTAATTCAAGGAcagatttcaaacattttaaaccaCATTGgcggaatgcctgggtggctcagtggttaagcaggtctggtctgccttcggctcagggcatgatcctggagttctgggatggagtcccacattgggctccctgcatggagcctgcttctccctctgcgggtctctgcctgtctctcatgaatgaatcaataatcttaaaaaaaaaaaaaaaaagccacattggGCACACCAGTCTGGATATGAAAATATGAGCACTTGAGAACATTTACAGATTTTCATAACTCTGTAGCTCTTAACCAGGAGATGCTACTTTAAAAAAGTGGGGTgaccaccatttacttcaacgtggatggaactggagggtattatgttgagtgaaaagtcaatcggagaaggacaaacatatggtctcattcatttggggaatataaatagtgaaaggggatagaggggaaggaagaaatgggtaggaaatatcagaaaggtaaacagaacatgagatactcctaactctgggaaacgaactaggggggggaggggaggagggctgggggtgactgggtgcctgggtggcaggcacttgacgggatgagcactgggtgttattctgtatgttggcaaactgaacaccaataaaaaaataaattattaaaaaaataaaaattaaaaaaaaattaaaaagtggggTAACATTTGGAGGTATCATCACAACATGGAAAACCATGAGAAATATCCTGTAATATCCAGTCCAAGACAAAAAACTGTCCCATGGAAACATGTCAGTAGTACTCCCAAATTTAGAAATGCTGAGTAACTGAACCAGTAAGAAATCTAGTCGCTAACAGCTACTCTTCAAATTTTATCTATAACCTCAGATTAACTtcagacaaaaactaaaattatgcAATGTTAGCTTGAAAGAAACCCGTTCTCTCACCTATGGAATTGGGAATTTGACACCCCATGCTTGTTCCAAAAGTAGTCTTGAAGTTCAGTAAATACTGCACAGACATTCCATATAGCGTACTGATGGGCAACCTCCTCTCTGATCATTCATCTACTACCCAAAAGTGCTTATAAGGGTTGGATAAGATCAAGTCCAAAAGACATGGGTATTTCTGACACAGTTGCAGCCTGAGAGCACAACACAGACTAAGTATACTCTACCAACATTAGATTCTGTAAATCAGGATATACCTAAATCAGTACTTTTCCCCAAAGAACTCCTGAAAATGTTCCAAAGGAAGTAACAGTTGTGGGGAAAAAGTTCAATCATACATAATTGGGAGATACAGTATGTAGTTCTCCAAAAATCTGAACACCAAACACACTTCACAATTATCTTCTAGgagtaaaatggaataaaacaaaCTTTGGGCAACTATGGATTGAGCACTTATTGAAGATCTGGGATTCTTCTAAAGGGCTCGAACTACAGTTCTTCTCCCTCAACCACTACACACCCTTAGGAAAAACTCTTCATTAAAGTTCAATAGAACTTTTCTCAGACAGAAACAATTCTGGGAGGGGAGAACATATTTAATCCTCTCTGCTACTTCAATTTGTAGATTTAAGCTGGATTACAAATTGCATATCTGGTTAAATtctgggcattaaaaaaaaaattctgggtaTTGTTCTTTGCTGCCTCTCAAACATACTCAAATATGAAATGACGACGGTAtcaacaattttaaaagacaggaatcttttaaaaatctaacagaGAAAACGAACTCTGCACTCCCTATACATGAAAGTAAAGGGAAACTGGGACACATAGGCTCTTAATCCAAAAGTCTTGTTACCTCAACTGCCTCATCCTCTCAAATCCTATCTTGTGAAAGTGTACAGAAACAAAGATatatggaaaaaaacagaaatgaatacaCAGTGTCTTTAAAACAAGCTCTGGccagttttattaaagaaaaattttgcatGATTTACTTTTCACCAGTCTGTTCTGGCATGCTTCTAATGATATCAGAatcacctaaaaaataaaacacaatagtTTTACAATTCATTTAGTCACAACTGTTAATCATCAAACTAGCAGTGGTTATCTCCAAAAGTTGCAATACTAGCTTTGCTGTCATTTCTCAAGGATGATCAGATACCTAAAGTCACAGGCATTTCCCACAGAAGATACATGATATAAACCAGACTTGGTTTATCACCTGCATTGATAAAACCAGACCCAGGGAAAGAACTAAGTCTGGGGACACATGCATGGTCTTAATATAGCGAATGTTTAGCCTGCCCTGATTATTACAAAATCAGAACAGCGAGAATATTCGCGGTATCCTAAGAACTAAAAACTCATAAGTtcagggctcctgagtggctttgtcagttaagcatctgctttcggctcaggtcatgatcttggagacccagaaCTGAACTctccactgggctccctgttcagccaggagtctgcttctccatctgcccctcaccctgttgGTGcccattctctcaaataaaataaaaatctagggcagccccggtggcgcagcggtttggcgcctcctgcagcctggggtgtgatcctgaagacctgggatcgagtcccacatcgggctacctgcatggagcctgcttctccctctgcctgtgtctctgcctttctctctctctgagtaaataaatctttaaaataaataaataaataaataaataaataaataaataaataaataaataaataaataaataatctaaacagtcttaaaaataaaataaaaactcctaaGTTCAAAATATAACATGATCTTTATTTGtaggcatttctttttctcaatttaatTTTACCTATCTGTTCTTAGGCAGCCACTTCTTGgcttggattcctttcttctattttatctgATTACTCCTTGCCTTTAGAATTTCACCCCTACCACGGTCCTACATTATTTAAGTGcttaaacaaattcaaaataaaaaaataattatttaatttcaaattaattacaaaataaaaaaattaacttataaCAATACCTATTATAATGTACTGATATTCATTATCAATTCTCTGTGAAACAAAACTACAAGATATCCCTTGCTATATTCAAATTCTAAATATCTAAACCTAGGAACCGAAGACATTGCTATAGCAAATACCTGTAATtacattatatatgaaaaaataattattctgacgTATAAAACATACCTGGATCAATGATAGCCAGTGTGCATACTCTGTAGTATTTCCCACATGCTGTGCCCAATTCAATATTATTGCCACTATAGTGATGGACACCAGTTTTGGCCAACATGGCGTAGTATTCTATTTCAGATTTCCttcagaaaccaaaaaacaaagatcATACCAAGTGACTGACATAAAATGTTACTACTTTCCTCATTGGTTTTAATGGTGAAACTTTCA comes from Canis lupus familiaris isolate Mischka breed German Shepherd chromosome 13, alternate assembly UU_Cfam_GSD_1.0, whole genome shotgun sequence and encodes:
- the RPL30 gene encoding 60S ribosomal protein L30 yields the protein MVAAKKTKKSLESINSRLQLVMKSGKYVLGYKQTLKMIRHGKAKLVILANNCPALRKSEIEYYAMLAKTGVHHYSGNNIELGTACGKYYRVCTLAIIDPGDSDIIRSMPEQTGEK